One window of the Candidatus Jettenia sp. genome contains the following:
- a CDS encoding tetratricopeptide repeat protein translates to MLKQISIIGTILVVFFYQIGYAKEFPLAGDTYFDEGRWDDAICEYEKYLLKDKKQPEVYFKLGKAYYKKGNFEKAVEAFTIVTELKPDYLEAYQRLSEASMQIAAPESEIDMYLKEVRKNPNNADAHFRLGLSYYKQNNLEDAKREYETAIGLDSNKAEAYFNLGVLYQDFDSQDKAIEMYKKAIEIAPNYDTSHFNLGVAYYKTGHLKDAISEYERVIKINPNYVDAHVNLGIVYFVKGAYDDALKALKKALTLGSNTAKIHYYLGNIYNNLGKLDKAVLEYEQAVKINSKLIAPHYNLGIIYLKKKMADRAIAELTTVITLDHDYANAYLSRGKAYELKGDHKNAQNDYNSYQHAKSAFARIYKEDPISSFYEGSSPLE, encoded by the coding sequence ATGTTAAAACAAATATCTATCATAGGAACGATACTGGTAGTATTTTTCTATCAAATTGGATATGCAAAAGAGTTCCCACTTGCTGGTGATACCTATTTTGATGAAGGCCGATGGGACGATGCTATTTGCGAATATGAGAAGTATCTTTTGAAAGACAAAAAACAGCCTGAGGTGTATTTTAAACTTGGAAAAGCTTATTATAAAAAGGGTAATTTTGAGAAGGCTGTAGAAGCATTTACCATAGTTACTGAGCTTAAACCTGATTACCTTGAAGCATACCAGCGGTTATCTGAAGCCAGTATGCAGATTGCCGCTCCCGAGAGTGAGATAGATATGTATCTGAAGGAAGTACGGAAGAATCCTAATAATGCTGATGCTCACTTCCGGTTAGGATTATCCTACTACAAGCAGAATAATCTGGAAGATGCAAAAAGAGAATACGAAACGGCGATTGGACTCGATTCTAATAAAGCAGAGGCATATTTTAATCTAGGAGTCCTGTACCAGGATTTTGACTCACAAGATAAAGCAATTGAGATGTATAAAAAAGCAATTGAAATAGCGCCAAACTATGATACATCACATTTCAATCTGGGAGTTGCTTATTATAAAACAGGGCATCTCAAAGATGCTATTTCAGAATATGAAAGAGTTATTAAGATAAATCCAAATTATGTTGATGCACATGTTAATTTAGGGATCGTTTATTTTGTTAAAGGGGCGTATGATGATGCTCTTAAAGCTTTGAAAAAAGCATTAACATTAGGTTCAAACACTGCTAAAATTCATTATTACCTCGGGAATATTTATAATAATTTAGGAAAATTGGATAAAGCAGTGTTAGAATATGAACAAGCGGTAAAAATCAATTCCAAATTAATTGCACCGCATTATAATTTAGGAATTATTTATTTGAAGAAAAAAATGGCCGATCGAGCTATTGCAGAACTTACAACGGTAATTACCTTAGATCATGATTATGCCAACGCCTATCTTAGCCGTGGTAAGGCTTATGAGCTGAAAGGTGACCATAAGAATGCGCAAAATGATTATAATTCCTATCAACATGCCAAATCTGCTTTTGCAAGGATATACAAAGAAGATCCCATCTCCAGCTTTTATGAAGGCTCAAGCCCTCTTGAATAA
- a CDS encoding tetratricopeptide repeat protein, which yields MGMYKYFSLVFVLMVAFCMFVSCDKAEKHIDVAEGFVKEKKLDEALVEYTKVIEADPNLAEAYYGRGKVYFELERLEDAAADFRKAIDVKSNYIDAHKKLAETFMKIGAPDDEFQKRFKAIQNDPDNAMGYVDLGVFYHKLEKDIDAIEQYKQALELDPNNSFIMYNLGVGYLDMGLYEDAETIFKQAIEINPTHDNAHYNLAVALHKRGKIDECIKELNKTLEVNPKYSNSYVIFGLIKLREKKFDEAIAQYNKAMEIDPDNLEARYQRAIVFALQERYDDALAENMKILEKNPKHASAAYNIGVIYHRTDRLDKAMEWYDKVAKKIDPLYEDAYYTRGQLYSMKGDHSKAYSDYLTYAMITKWRTGKDPAVVYNPDEIKEMFLHSVPALKDQAKDQELELKTN from the coding sequence CCTGTGATAAAGCGGAAAAACATATTGATGTTGCTGAAGGTTTTGTTAAGGAAAAAAAGCTAGATGAGGCATTAGTTGAATATACAAAAGTTATAGAGGCTGATCCGAACCTTGCTGAAGCCTATTACGGAAGGGGTAAAGTTTATTTCGAGTTGGAGAGACTTGAAGACGCAGCAGCAGATTTCAGGAAAGCCATCGATGTAAAGTCGAATTATATTGATGCACATAAGAAATTAGCAGAAACTTTTATGAAAATTGGTGCGCCTGATGATGAATTTCAAAAACGCTTTAAAGCCATACAAAATGATCCGGATAATGCAATGGGTTATGTTGATCTAGGTGTTTTTTATCATAAATTGGAAAAGGATATAGATGCGATAGAACAATATAAGCAAGCATTAGAACTCGACCCAAACAACTCGTTTATTATGTATAATCTTGGTGTAGGATATTTGGATATGGGGTTATATGAAGATGCAGAAACTATTTTTAAACAGGCTATCGAGATTAATCCTACGCATGATAATGCCCATTATAACCTTGCTGTAGCTTTGCATAAGCGAGGAAAAATTGATGAGTGTATAAAAGAGCTGAATAAGACCCTTGAAGTTAATCCCAAGTATTCGAATTCCTACGTTATTTTTGGCTTAATAAAACTGAGGGAGAAGAAGTTTGATGAAGCGATTGCCCAATATAACAAGGCTATGGAGATAGATCCGGACAATTTGGAAGCTCGTTATCAAAGAGCTATTGTTTTCGCTTTACAAGAAAGATACGATGATGCATTAGCAGAAAATATGAAGATATTGGAAAAGAATCCGAAGCATGCAAGCGCTGCATACAACATTGGGGTAATCTATCATAGGACTGACCGGCTTGATAAGGCTATGGAATGGTATGATAAAGTTGCTAAGAAGATTGATCCCTTATACGAAGATGCCTATTATACCAGAGGTCAATTATATTCTATGAAAGGTGACCACAGTAAGGCCTATAGTGATTATCTTACCTATGCTATGATTACGAAGTGGAGAACGGGCAAAGACCCAGCAGTTGTTTACAATCCGGATGAAATCAAGGAAATGTTTTTACATTCAGTTCCTGCATTAAAAGATCAAGCAAAAGATCAGGAACTTGAATTAAAAACAAATTAA